The Falco peregrinus isolate bFalPer1 chromosome 12, bFalPer1.pri, whole genome shotgun sequence genome has a segment encoding these proteins:
- the CLDN18 gene encoding claudin-18 isoform X2, which produces MSVTICQSMGFVVSALGIGGIIASTCMDQWSTQDLYNNPVTAVFNYQGLWRTCVRESSGFTECRGYFTILGLPAMFQAVRALMIVGIVLGILGLLVCIFALKCIRIGNMEDSAKANMTLTSGIMFIIAGLCAITGVSVFANMLVTNFWMSTANMYQGMQNVQNRYTFGSALFVGWVAGGLALVGGIMMCLACRGLVPEESRYKAVSYNASGRNISYRTGPYKVGSGYEPEMKTRKGAGYEEAARSEDGRRSYPSKYDYV; this is translated from the exons ATGTCTGTGACAATATGCCAGTCCATGGGCTTCGTGGTGTCTGCTTTAGGAATAGGAGGCATCATTGCATCAACGTGCATGGACCAGTGGAGCACCCAAGACCTGTACAACAACCCGGTGACGGCGGTGTTCAACTACCAAGGCCTCTGGCGCACATGTGTCCGGGAAAGCTCTGGCTTCACCGAATGCCGTGGTTACTTCACCATCCTGGGGCTGCCAG CAATGTTCCAGGCTGTGAGGGCCCTCATGATTGTGGGTATCGTCCTGGGCATCCTTGGCCTCCTTGTGTGCATTTTTGCTCTGAAATGCATCCGTATCGGCAACATGGAGGATTCTGCAAAAGCCAACATGACTCTGACCTCTGGCATCATGTTTATTATTGCTG GCCTGTGTGCCATCACTGGAGTGTCTGTGTTTGCCAACATGCTGGTCACCAACTTCTGGATGTCCACAGCCAACATGTACCAGGGAATGCAGAACGTCCAGAACAG GTACACCTTCGGCTCAGCCCTCTTCGTTGGCTGGGTGGCAGGTGGCCTGGCCCTTGTAGGAGGCATCATGATGTGTCTTGCTTGCAGAGGGCTGGTTCCAGAAGAATCCCG TTACAAAGCGGTGTCCTACAACGCGTCGGGACGGAATATCTCCTACAGAACGGGGCCGTATAAGGTTGGTTCAGGGTACGAACCTGAAATGAAGACCAGGAAGGGTGCAGGATATGAAGAAGCTGCTCGAAGCGAGGATGGAAGACGCTCGTACCCTTCAAAATACGACTATGTCTAG
- the CLDN18 gene encoding claudin-18 isoform X1 encodes MSTTICQVMAFIVSSLGVAGCIVSTAMDMWSTQDLYDNPVTAVFQYQGLWRSCVRQSSGFTECRPYFTILGLPAMFQAVRALMIVGIVLGILGLLVCIFALKCIRIGNMEDSAKANMTLTSGIMFIIAGLCAITGVSVFANMLVTNFWMSTANMYQGMQNVQNRYTFGSALFVGWVAGGLALVGGIMMCLACRGLVPEESRYKAVSYNASGRNISYRTGPYKVGSGYEPEMKTRKGAGYEEAARSEDGRRSYPSKYDYV; translated from the exons ATGTCCACGACCATCTGCCAGGTGATGGCATTCATCGTTTCGTCACTGGGTGTTGCGGGGTGCATTGTGTCCACTGCCATGGATATGTGGAGCACGCAGGACTTGTATGACAACCCGGTCACGGCCGTCTTTCAATATCAGGGACTGTGGAGGAGCTGTGTGCGGCAGAGCTCTGGCTTTACGGAATGCCGGCCATATTTCACCATTCTTGGGCTGCCAG CAATGTTCCAGGCTGTGAGGGCCCTCATGATTGTGGGTATCGTCCTGGGCATCCTTGGCCTCCTTGTGTGCATTTTTGCTCTGAAATGCATCCGTATCGGCAACATGGAGGATTCTGCAAAAGCCAACATGACTCTGACCTCTGGCATCATGTTTATTATTGCTG GCCTGTGTGCCATCACTGGAGTGTCTGTGTTTGCCAACATGCTGGTCACCAACTTCTGGATGTCCACAGCCAACATGTACCAGGGAATGCAGAACGTCCAGAACAG GTACACCTTCGGCTCAGCCCTCTTCGTTGGCTGGGTGGCAGGTGGCCTGGCCCTTGTAGGAGGCATCATGATGTGTCTTGCTTGCAGAGGGCTGGTTCCAGAAGAATCCCG TTACAAAGCGGTGTCCTACAACGCGTCGGGACGGAATATCTCCTACAGAACGGGGCCGTATAAGGTTGGTTCAGGGTACGAACCTGAAATGAAGACCAGGAAGGGTGCAGGATATGAAGAAGCTGCTCGAAGCGAGGATGGAAGACGCTCGTACCCTTCAAAATACGACTATGTCTAG